One Actinosynnema pretiosum DNA segment encodes these proteins:
- a CDS encoding LVIVD repeat-containing protein, translating to MLGAIALALSMAAWGPQAVAAPEDDLSGLSEAQLESAEQPGVPGVDEIRTSRNVKHVANVPKQAPFTSSSTWTDVAFQSGYAFDGNYDGFTIYDIRDPRRPKVVSSVLCPGSQNDISVKDNLLFLSTDSSRSDNSCASTPLAASNKDAWEGIKVFDISDKRNPRYIASVETKCGSHTHTLVPDKKGKDVYLYVSSYSPNAAFPDCQPPHDLISIVKVPLKNPTAASLLGERVLFPDGGNPGRSGSVATGYVSATSGCHDITVYPSKDLAAGACMGDGVLWDISDRENPREISRVQDNVNFAFWHSATFNNTGTKVVFTDELGGGGAATCTEAIGPNRGADGIYDITGRGDDRELVFKSYFKIPRHQTETENCVAHNGSLIPVQGRDIMVQSWYQGGVSVWDFTDSTRPREIGFFERGPLPNGAGGGTWSAYYYNGYVYSSDMAKGLDVLDIRDPRVLTAKLVRTDELNVQTQGHYRELFR from the coding sequence ATGCTGGGGGCGATCGCACTGGCGCTGTCGATGGCGGCCTGGGGGCCGCAAGCCGTCGCCGCGCCTGAGGACGACCTCTCGGGGCTGTCCGAGGCCCAGCTGGAGAGCGCCGAGCAGCCCGGCGTCCCCGGCGTGGACGAGATCCGCACCAGCCGCAACGTCAAGCACGTCGCGAACGTGCCGAAGCAGGCGCCGTTCACCAGCTCGTCCACGTGGACCGATGTGGCGTTCCAGAGCGGCTACGCCTTCGACGGCAACTACGACGGCTTCACGATCTACGACATCCGCGACCCCCGCCGGCCGAAGGTCGTCAGCTCCGTGCTGTGCCCCGGCTCGCAGAACGACATCTCGGTCAAGGACAACCTGCTGTTCCTGTCCACCGACTCCTCCCGCAGCGACAACTCCTGCGCCAGCACGCCGCTGGCCGCGTCGAACAAGGACGCCTGGGAGGGCATCAAGGTCTTCGACATCAGCGACAAGCGCAACCCGCGCTACATCGCCTCGGTCGAGACCAAGTGCGGCTCGCACACGCACACGCTGGTGCCGGACAAGAAGGGCAAGGACGTCTACCTGTACGTCTCCTCGTACAGCCCGAACGCCGCCTTCCCGGACTGCCAGCCGCCGCACGACCTGATCTCCATCGTGAAGGTGCCGCTGAAGAACCCCACGGCGGCCTCGCTGCTGGGCGAGCGCGTGCTGTTCCCGGACGGCGGCAACCCCGGCCGCAGCGGCTCGGTGGCCACCGGGTACGTGTCGGCGACCTCGGGCTGCCACGACATCACCGTCTACCCGTCGAAGGACCTGGCGGCGGGCGCGTGCATGGGCGACGGCGTGCTCTGGGACATCTCCGACCGGGAGAACCCGCGCGAGATCAGCCGCGTGCAGGACAACGTGAACTTCGCGTTCTGGCACTCGGCGACGTTCAACAACACCGGCACGAAGGTCGTCTTCACCGACGAGCTCGGCGGCGGCGGCGCGGCGACCTGCACCGAGGCCATCGGCCCGAACCGGGGCGCGGACGGCATCTACGACATCACTGGGCGCGGCGACGACCGGGAGCTGGTGTTCAAGAGCTACTTCAAGATCCCCCGGCACCAGACCGAGACCGAGAACTGCGTGGCGCACAACGGGTCGCTGATCCCGGTGCAGGGCCGCGACATCATGGTGCAGTCCTGGTACCAGGGCGGCGTGTCGGTGTGGGACTTCACCGACTCGACCCGGCCGCGTGAGATCGGGTTCTTCGAGCGGGGTCCGCTGCCCAACGGCGCGGGCGGCGGCACGTGGTCCGCGTACTACTACAACGGGTACGTGTACAGCTCGGACATGGCCAAGGGCCTGGACGTGCTGGACATCCGCGACCCGCGCGTGCTCACCGCGAAGCTGGTGCGCACCGACGAGCTGAACGTGCAGACCCAGGGTCACTACCGGGAGCTGTTCCGGTAA